From the genome of Bacteroidota bacterium:
TTCTTAAATGCTTTGTCCATATAAATTATTTTTTGAGGTTAAAAAATTTGTTAAATCATATATCGATGAGAAATCTAGCTCTTCATTTTCATTAAAGAAGGTCCATTTATTCATACTTGACCTGACGTTTATCCTTTGCTTTTTGTTACAAACAACATGATAGTTTATTCGCTCAAGTGCTTTTTTTGTCCAAACAAAAACCTCGTCGTTGCCAAACAATCCAACTTTTTGATAATAATTTCTTTTTTTATTGAAATCGCCACTTTTTTTATCGAAAAATACTTTTTTGTTGTCGAATATTTTTTCAAATTTATTGTTTAAAATCAAATCTTCTGGAGAATCCTCAAGTATTTCATTATTGGTCATAAGCCAAATTTTGTCTGCCTCTCGGATTGCTATATTCAAATCGTGCGTGGAGAAAATGATAGTTTTATTCTCTTTTTTCGATAGTTCGTTTAAAATATGAACAATTTCGTTCTTGTTCGGAATATCTAAAAATGCTGTTGGCTCATCAAGAATGATTATTTTAGTATCCTGAGCCAGAGAGCGGGCAATCATAACTTTTTGTCTTTCGCCATCGCTAAGTTCATTTATATTCTTTTGAACTAATTCCAAAATTCCAAGTAGCTCAATTGAACGATTAATTATTTTTTTGTCATTTTGCGAAAGCTTGCCCAACCAATTTGTATGTGGAAATCTTCCGAGCGAAATAATATCTTTTGCTGTAAGGTTGTTTGTATTCACAGTTTCTGTAGAAACAAAGCTGATGTTTTTGGCAAAATCCCGCCTACTATATGAATGAATCGATTTTCCTGAAATATAAATATTGCCAGCAAGGAATTCGTGCAAATTTGCTATATTTTTTAACAAGGTGCTTTTCCCAATTCCATTAGAGCCAACAAGGGCAATCAGTTCTCCATTTTTTGCATTTAAATTAATATTAGAAAATAGTGTTCTATTATTCCTTTTTGACAAAATATAGCCAATTGACAAATTATTTATTTCTAATATATTATTCTCTATGTCGTTCAATTATTAAGTTTCAGATTAATTATAAAAACAAAGAAATATAAAAACGATTAAATTTAATATTTTGTTTGAACCATTTAAAAATATATTTTTGGCTTCGAAAAAAAATATAAAAATTTGAAGCATGAGTGTTTTAGTAAATAAAGAATCAAAAGTAATTGTTCAAGGTTTTACAGGTGCTGAGGGTACTTTTCACGCCAAGCAAATGATTGAATACGGTACAAAAGTGGTTGGCGGTGTTACTCCCGGAAAAGGCGGATTGAGTCATCTTGGAAAGCCTGTATTCAATACTGTTGCCGATGCTATTAGTGAAACAGGTGCTGATATTTCTGTTATTTTTGTACCGCCTGCTTTTGCTGCCGATGCAATTATGGAAGCTTCTGAAGCAGGTATTAAAGTAGTTATTACAATTACTGAAGGAATTCCAACAGCAGATATGGTAAAAGTTAAAGAGTTTATATCTGATAAGAACACAACATTAATTGGCCCTAACTGTCCTGGTGTAATCACACCTGGGGAAGCAAAAGTTGGAATTATGCCCGGATTTATCCATAAAGAAGGATCAATTGGAATTGTTTCTCGTTCTGGTACATTGACCTATGAAGCTGTAGATCAGATTACAAAAGCTGGCTTAGGGCAATCTACTTGCATCGGTATAGGTGGCGATCCCATTATTGGAACTACAACTCTCGATGCTGTGAAACTATTGATGGAAGACAGTGAAACAGAAGGTATTATCATGATTGGTGAAATTGGAGGAAATATGGAGGCAGATGCAGCTAAGTGGATTAAAGAAAATAGCACAAAACCTGTTGTTGGATTTATTGCCGGACAAACTGCACCGAAAGGACGAAGAATGGGACATGCCGGAGCAATTATTGGTGGAGCTGATGATACTGCAGCTGCTAAAATGAAAACTATGCGTGAGTGTGGAATTCATGTTGTTGAATCGCCTGCACATCTCGGAAAGACTATGGCTTCTGTTTTGAGTAAAAAGCATTCCTAAATAAAGTACATCGTACTTCAAT
Proteins encoded in this window:
- the sucD gene encoding succinate--CoA ligase subunit alpha; the protein is MSVLVNKESKVIVQGFTGAEGTFHAKQMIEYGTKVVGGVTPGKGGLSHLGKPVFNTVADAISETGADISVIFVPPAFAADAIMEASEAGIKVVITITEGIPTADMVKVKEFISDKNTTLIGPNCPGVITPGEAKVGIMPGFIHKEGSIGIVSRSGTLTYEAVDQITKAGLGQSTCIGIGGDPIIGTTTLDAVKLLMEDSETEGIIMIGEIGGNMEADAAKWIKENSTKPVVGFIAGQTAPKGRRMGHAGAIIGGADDTAAAKMKTMRECGIHVVESPAHLGKTMASVLSKKHS
- a CDS encoding ABC transporter ATP-binding protein; the encoded protein is MNDIENNILEINNLSIGYILSKRNNRTLFSNINLNAKNGELIALVGSNGIGKSTLLKNIANLHEFLAGNIYISGKSIHSYSRRDFAKNISFVSTETVNTNNLTAKDIISLGRFPHTNWLGKLSQNDKKIINRSIELLGILELVQKNINELSDGERQKVMIARSLAQDTKIIILDEPTAFLDIPNKNEIVHILNELSKKENKTIIFSTHDLNIAIREADKIWLMTNNEILEDSPEDLILNNKFEKIFDNKKVFFDKKSGDFNKKRNYYQKVGLFGNDEVFVWTKKALERINYHVVCNKKQRINVRSSMNKWTFFNENEELDFSSIYDLTNFLTSKNNLYGQSI